One window from the genome of Pseudomonas frederiksbergensis encodes:
- the rnhB gene encoding ribonuclease HII, translated as MSNVKLQMGLDFNLVAEVEELVAGVDEVGRGPLCGAVVTAAVILDPKRPILGLDDSKKLTEARREKLYEEICEKALSWCIARAEVEEIDELNILHATMLAMQRAVQGLHITPKLAMIDGNRCPKLSMRAEAVIQGDGKVPAIAAASILAKVSRDREMAAFELIYPGYGIGSHKGYPTPVHLEALARLGPTPIHRRSFAPVRLAYEARDGLVVSEGFT; from the coding sequence ATGAGCAACGTAAAGCTACAGATGGGCCTGGATTTCAACCTGGTTGCCGAAGTGGAAGAGCTGGTGGCCGGTGTCGATGAAGTCGGGCGCGGGCCTTTGTGCGGCGCCGTGGTGACCGCCGCGGTGATTCTCGATCCGAAACGGCCGATCCTCGGCCTCGATGATTCCAAGAAACTCACCGAAGCCCGTCGCGAAAAACTTTACGAAGAAATCTGCGAGAAGGCCCTGAGCTGGTGCATTGCCCGGGCCGAAGTCGAAGAAATCGATGAACTCAATATCCTGCACGCCACCATGCTCGCCATGCAACGTGCAGTGCAGGGGCTGCATATCACGCCGAAGCTGGCGATGATCGACGGCAATCGTTGTCCGAAACTGTCGATGCGCGCCGAAGCGGTCATCCAGGGCGACGGCAAGGTACCCGCCATCGCGGCGGCCTCGATCCTGGCCAAGGTCAGCCGTGACCGGGAAATGGCCGCGTTCGAATTGATCTACCCGGGCTATGGCATCGGCAGTCACAAGGGCTACCCGACCCCCGTCCATCTGGAAGCCCTGGCGCGCCTTGGGCCTACGCCCATCCATCGGCGTTCGTTTGCACCGGTTCGGCTGGCTTATGAAGCTCGTGATGGGTTGGTCGTGAGCGAGGGGTTCACCTGA
- the lpxB gene encoding lipid-A-disaccharide synthase → MANLRIALVAGEASGDILGAGLMRALKAQHPAVEFIGVGGPLMQAEGMESYFPMERLSVMGLVEVLGRLRELLARRKKLIQTLIDEKPDVFIGIDAPDFTLNIELKLRQAGIKTVHYVSPSVWAWRQKRVLKIREGCDLMLTLLPFEARFYEEKGVPVRFVGHTLADTIPLQADREAARQALGLPDGPLVALMPGSRGGEVSRLGGLFFDAAERLRAMRPGVRFVLPCASAQRRVQLEALLVGRDLPVTLLDGRSHDALAACDAVLIASGTATLEALLFKRPMVVAYRLAPLTFWILKRMVKSPYVSLPNLLAQRLLVPELLQDDATADALARTLSPLIDGGAEQTRGFDEIHRTLRRDASNQAADAVLTLIGAKP, encoded by the coding sequence ATGGCCAATCTGCGTATTGCGCTGGTGGCGGGTGAAGCTTCCGGTGACATCCTGGGGGCCGGCTTGATGCGCGCGCTCAAGGCGCAGCATCCCGCAGTCGAGTTCATTGGGGTCGGCGGGCCATTGATGCAAGCCGAAGGGATGGAATCCTACTTCCCGATGGAACGCCTGTCGGTCATGGGCCTGGTGGAGGTGCTCGGGCGCCTGCGCGAGCTGCTCGCTCGTCGCAAGAAGCTGATCCAGACGCTGATCGACGAAAAACCGGACGTATTCATCGGCATCGATGCGCCGGATTTCACCCTCAATATCGAACTGAAGTTGCGTCAGGCCGGGATCAAGACCGTGCATTACGTCAGCCCGTCTGTCTGGGCCTGGCGGCAGAAGCGGGTGCTGAAAATCCGCGAAGGCTGCGACCTGATGCTGACGCTGCTGCCATTCGAAGCCCGCTTCTACGAAGAAAAAGGCGTGCCGGTGCGGTTTGTCGGGCATACCCTGGCCGATACCATTCCCCTGCAAGCCGATCGCGAAGCGGCGCGCCAGGCGTTGGGCCTGCCGGATGGGCCGCTGGTAGCATTGATGCCCGGCAGCCGGGGCGGCGAAGTGAGTCGCCTGGGTGGCCTGTTTTTTGACGCCGCCGAGCGCCTGAGGGCAATGCGCCCCGGTGTACGGTTTGTCCTGCCGTGTGCCAGTGCGCAGCGTCGCGTCCAGCTTGAAGCCCTGCTGGTCGGTCGCGATTTGCCAGTGACGTTGCTCGATGGGCGTTCCCATGATGCGCTGGCGGCCTGTGACGCCGTGTTGATTGCATCCGGCACTGCTACCCTTGAGGCGTTGCTGTTCAAACGCCCGATGGTGGTTGCCTATCGCCTGGCGCCGCTGACGTTCTGGATTCTCAAGCGCATGGTCAAGAGCCCTTACGTTTCCTTGCCCAATCTGCTGGCCCAGCGCCTGCTGGTCCCCGAGCTGCTGCAAGACGATGCGACCGCCGACGCTTTGGCCAGAACGCTGTCGCCCTTGATCGATGGCGGCGCGGAACAGACTCGGGGCTTTGACGAAATTCATCGTACCTTGCGCCGCGATGCCTCCAATCAGGCGGCCGACGCAGTACTGACCCTGATCGGCGCAAAACCATGA
- the lpxA gene encoding acyl-ACP--UDP-N-acetylglucosamine O-acyltransferase, which translates to MSLIDPRAIIDPTAVLAADVEVGPWSIVGAGVEIGEGTVIGPHVILKGPTRIGRHNRIYQFSSVGEDTPDLKYKGEETRLVIGDHNVIREGVTIHRGTVQDRSETTLGDHNLIMAYAHIGHDSVIGNHCILVNNTALAGHVHVDDWAILSGFTLVHQYCHIGAHSFSGMGTAIGKDVPAYVTVFGNPAEARSMNFEGMRRRGFSEEAITALRRAYKVVYRQGLTVEQALAELAEASTQFPEVAIFRDSIQSSTRGITR; encoded by the coding sequence ATGAGTTTGATTGACCCTCGCGCAATCATCGATCCGACGGCCGTGCTGGCCGCCGATGTCGAGGTTGGCCCATGGTCGATCGTCGGCGCAGGTGTGGAAATCGGCGAGGGCACCGTGATCGGTCCCCACGTAATTCTCAAGGGCCCGACCCGGATCGGTAGGCACAATCGCATCTACCAGTTTTCATCGGTAGGCGAGGACACGCCCGATCTCAAGTACAAAGGTGAAGAAACCCGCCTGGTGATCGGCGATCACAACGTGATCCGTGAAGGCGTGACGATTCACCGTGGCACCGTTCAGGACCGTTCCGAAACGACGCTGGGCGATCACAACCTGATCATGGCCTATGCCCACATCGGTCACGACAGCGTCATCGGCAACCACTGCATCCTGGTCAACAACACGGCGTTGGCCGGCCATGTGCACGTGGATGATTGGGCGATCCTGTCCGGTTTCACCCTGGTCCACCAGTATTGCCATATCGGCGCCCACAGTTTCTCCGGCATGGGCACCGCCATCGGCAAGGATGTCCCGGCCTATGTCACCGTGTTCGGTAACCCGGCCGAAGCGCGCAGCATGAATTTCGAAGGCATGCGCCGTCGTGGTTTCAGTGAAGAGGCGATCACGGCGCTTCGTCGCGCCTACAAGGTTGTCTACCGCCAGGGCCTGACCGTCGAACAGGCGCTCGCCGAGCTGGCCGAAGCGTCCACGCAGTTCCCGGAAGTCGCGATATTCCGTGACTCGATCCAGTCTTCGACCCGCGGCATCACTCGCTGA
- the fabZ gene encoding 3-hydroxyacyl-ACP dehydratase FabZ, translating to MMDINEIREYLPHRYPFLLVDRVVDLDVEGKRIRAYKNVSINEPFFNGHFPAHPIMPGVLIIEAMAQAAGILGFKMLDVKPADGTLYYFVGSDKLRFRQPVTPGDQLILEAKFISCKRQIWKFECQASVDGKPVCSAEIICAERKL from the coding sequence ATGATGGACATCAACGAGATTCGCGAATACCTGCCTCACCGTTACCCGTTCCTGCTGGTGGATCGGGTCGTGGACCTGGATGTTGAAGGCAAGCGCATTCGCGCCTACAAGAATGTCAGCATCAACGAACCGTTCTTCAATGGCCACTTCCCCGCGCATCCAATCATGCCGGGCGTGTTGATCATCGAAGCGATGGCTCAGGCTGCCGGGATCCTTGGTTTCAAAATGCTCGACGTGAAGCCTGCCGACGGCACGCTTTACTACTTCGTCGGCTCCGACAAGCTGCGCTTCCGCCAGCCGGTGACCCCGGGCGACCAGTTGATCCTCGAGGCCAAGTTCATCAGCTGCAAGCGTCAGATCTGGAAGTTCGAATGCCAGGCTTCGGTCGACGGCAAGCCGGTCTGCTCCGCTGAAATCATCTGTGCGGAACGCAAGCTATGA
- the lpxD gene encoding UDP-3-O-(3-hydroxymyristoyl)glucosamine N-acyltransferase, producing the protein MTATIKLGQLAEFLGATLRGDPEKPITGLATLQEAGPAQLSFLANPQYRKYLADSRAGALLLKAGDAEGFVGDALVVADPYLAYARISHLFDPKPKSAAGIHPSAVIAADAIVDPTASIGPFVVIEGAARIGAGVTLGAHCFIGARSEIGEGGWLAPRVTLYHDVRIGKRVVIQSGAVLGGEGFGFANEKGVWQKIAQIGGVSIGDDVEIGVNTAIDRGALADTVIGNGVKLDNQIQIAHNVQVGDHTAMAACVGISGSTKIGKHCMLAGGVGLVGHIDICDNVFLTGMTMVTHSITEPGAYSSGTAMQPAAEWRKSAARIRQLDDIARRLKQMEKRVGDVTPGGNASSDG; encoded by the coding sequence ATGACAGCGACTATCAAGCTCGGCCAATTGGCCGAGTTCCTCGGCGCCACCCTGCGTGGCGACCCGGAGAAGCCAATCACTGGGCTAGCCACTTTGCAAGAGGCTGGCCCAGCTCAGTTGAGCTTCCTGGCAAATCCCCAGTACCGCAAATACCTGGCTGACAGCCGGGCTGGCGCGTTATTGCTCAAAGCCGGCGATGCCGAAGGGTTCGTTGGCGATGCGCTGGTCGTGGCCGATCCGTACCTGGCGTATGCCCGAATTTCCCATCTGTTCGATCCCAAGCCCAAGTCGGCGGCAGGCATCCATCCCAGTGCGGTGATCGCGGCGGATGCCATTGTCGACCCCACGGCCAGTATCGGTCCCTTTGTCGTCATCGAAGGCGCGGCCCGGATTGGCGCTGGCGTGACGCTGGGCGCGCACTGCTTCATCGGTGCGCGCAGCGAGATCGGCGAAGGCGGTTGGCTGGCGCCGCGGGTGACCCTGTATCACGATGTGCGCATCGGCAAGCGGGTGGTGATTCAGTCCGGCGCGGTGTTGGGCGGTGAAGGGTTCGGTTTCGCCAATGAGAAAGGCGTCTGGCAGAAGATCGCCCAGATCGGCGGCGTGAGCATTGGCGATGACGTGGAGATCGGCGTCAATACCGCCATCGACCGTGGCGCGCTGGCCGATACCGTCATCGGCAATGGCGTCAAGCTCGACAATCAGATCCAGATCGCCCACAACGTCCAGGTCGGTGACCACACCGCCATGGCGGCCTGTGTCGGTATTTCCGGCAGCACCAAGATCGGCAAGCACTGCATGCTCGCCGGCGGCGTGGGCCTGGTGGGTCATATCGATATTTGTGACAACGTATTCCTGACCGGGATGACCATGGTGACCCACTCGATTACCGAGCCGGGTGCCTATTCTTCCGGCACAGCCATGCAACCGGCTGCCGAGTGGCGCAAGAGCGCGGCGCGTATCCGCCAGCTCGACGACATCGCGCGGCGCCTCAAGCAGATGGAAAAGCGTGTAGGGGACGTGACCCCTGGCGGTAATGCTTCATCAGATGGCTGA
- a CDS encoding OmpH family outer membrane protein — MRKLTQLVLLATVLVAGPAFADMKIAVLNYQMALLESDAAKKYAVDAEKKFGPQLTKLKGLESSAKGIQDRLVAGGDKMAQGERERLELEFKQKARDFQFQSKELNEAKAVADREMLKQLKPKLDSAVEEVIKKGGFDLVFERGAVIDVKPQYDITRQVIERMNQLK; from the coding sequence GTGCGTAAGTTGACTCAATTGGTTCTCCTGGCGACCGTGCTGGTCGCAGGCCCGGCTTTTGCCGACATGAAAATCGCCGTGCTGAACTATCAGATGGCCTTGCTGGAGTCCGACGCGGCAAAGAAATATGCCGTGGACGCCGAGAAGAAGTTCGGTCCGCAACTGACCAAGCTCAAGGGCCTGGAAAGCAGCGCGAAGGGTATCCAGGACCGTCTGGTGGCCGGTGGCGACAAGATGGCCCAAGGCGAGCGCGAACGCCTGGAGCTTGAATTCAAGCAGAAGGCTCGTGACTTCCAGTTCCAGTCCAAGGAGCTGAACGAAGCAAAAGCCGTGGCCGACCGTGAAATGCTCAAGCAGCTCAAGCCGAAACTCGACAGCGCCGTGGAAGAAGTCATCAAGAAGGGTGGTTTCGACCTGGTGTTCGAGCGGGGTGCGGTCATCGATGTCAAACCTCAATATGACATCACGCGCCAGGTCATCGAGCGCATGAACCAGCTGAAGTAA
- the bamA gene encoding outer membrane protein assembly factor BamA: protein MKRLLLTAVLTVLMIAEVHAESFTISDIRVNGLQRVSAGSVFGALPLNVGEQADDRRLVESTRALFKTGFFQDIQLGRDGNVLVITVVERPSVASIEIEGNKAISTEDLMKGLKQSGLAEGEIFQRATLEGVRNELQRQYVAQGRYSATVDTEVVPQPRNRVGLKVNINEGTVAAIQHINVVGNTVFPDEDLIDLFELKTTNWLSFFKNDDKYAREKLSGDLERLRSYYLDRGYINMDIASTQVSITPDKKHVYITVNVNEGEKYTVRDVKLSGDLKVPEDQVKSLLLVQKGQVFSRKLMTTTSELITRRLGNEGYTFANVNGVPQPHDEDHTVDITFAVDPGKRAYVNRINFRGNTKSEDEVLRREMRQMEGGWASTYLIDQSKTRLERLGFFKEVNVETPAVPGVDDQVDVNYSVEEQASGSITASVGFAQSAGLILGGSITQNNFLGTGNKVSVGLTRSEYQTRYNFGYVDPYWTADGVSLGYNAFYRTTDYDELDSDISSYAVDSLGAGVNVGYPISETSRLTFGLTAQQDKINTGRYTVDEIFDFVEKEGDNYLNFKASVGWSESTLNKGVLATRGRSQSLVLETTTPGSDLSFFKIDYRGQVFQPLTDNYTMRLHTELGYGDGYGSTDGLPFYENYYAGGFNSVRGFKDSTLGPRSTPSRGTNPGTIADPDQDPLPFGGNVLIQGGAEILFPMPFVKDQRSLRTSVFWDVGNVFDSSCDDTTNANGTTSNTKCNDISLSNLASSVGVGVTWVTALGPLSFALAMPIKKPDDAETQVFQFSLGQTF from the coding sequence ATGAAACGTCTGCTGCTAACTGCGGTTCTCACCGTATTGATGATCGCCGAAGTTCACGCCGAGTCCTTCACTATCTCTGATATTCGCGTCAATGGCCTCCAGCGGGTTTCCGCGGGTAGCGTCTTTGGTGCCTTGCCGCTGAACGTCGGCGAGCAAGCGGATGATCGGCGCCTGGTGGAATCCACTCGTGCGTTGTTCAAGACCGGCTTCTTTCAAGATATCCAGCTGGGCCGTGACGGCAATGTCCTGGTCATCACGGTAGTCGAGCGTCCGTCGGTCGCCAGTATCGAGATCGAGGGCAACAAGGCGATCTCCACTGAAGACCTGATGAAAGGCCTCAAGCAATCCGGCCTGGCCGAAGGCGAGATCTTCCAGCGCGCCACCCTCGAAGGTGTTCGTAACGAGCTGCAACGCCAGTACGTTGCCCAGGGCCGCTACTCGGCCACTGTGGACACTGAAGTCGTGCCGCAGCCGCGCAACCGTGTCGGCCTCAAGGTCAACATCAACGAAGGCACCGTCGCAGCCATCCAGCACATCAACGTGGTGGGCAACACGGTTTTCCCTGACGAAGACCTGATCGACCTGTTCGAGCTCAAGACCACCAACTGGCTGTCGTTCTTCAAGAACGACGACAAGTACGCCCGTGAAAAACTCTCCGGTGACCTGGAACGCCTGCGTTCCTACTACCTGGACCGTGGCTACATCAACATGGACATCGCTTCGACCCAGGTGTCCATCACGCCAGACAAGAAACACGTCTACATCACTGTCAACGTCAACGAAGGCGAGAAATACACTGTTCGCGATGTCAAGCTCAGCGGTGACCTGAAGGTGCCTGAAGACCAGGTCAAGTCGCTCCTGCTGGTACAAAAGGGCCAGGTTTTCTCGCGTAAGCTGATGACCACCACGTCCGAGCTGATCACCCGCCGCCTGGGTAACGAGGGTTACACCTTCGCCAACGTCAACGGTGTTCCGCAGCCGCACGATGAAGACCATACCGTCGACATCACCTTCGCCGTGGACCCGGGCAAGCGTGCCTACGTCAATCGCATCAACTTCCGTGGCAACACCAAGTCCGAGGACGAAGTGCTGCGCCGTGAAATGCGTCAGATGGAAGGCGGCTGGGCGTCGACCTACCTGATCGACCAATCCAAGACCCGCCTGGAACGCCTGGGCTTCTTCAAGGAAGTCAACGTCGAGACCCCGGCCGTACCGGGCGTCGATGACCAGGTCGATGTGAACTACAGCGTCGAGGAACAAGCCTCTGGCTCGATCACCGCCAGTGTCGGTTTCGCCCAGAGCGCGGGCCTGATCCTGGGTGGTTCGATCACCCAGAACAACTTCCTCGGTACCGGCAACAAGGTCAGCGTCGGCCTGACCCGTAGCGAATACCAGACCCGCTACAACTTCGGCTACGTGGACCCCTACTGGACCGCCGACGGTGTGAGCCTGGGCTACAACGCCTTCTATCGCACCACTGACTATGACGAACTCGACTCCGACATCTCCAGCTATGCGGTGGACAGCCTGGGTGCGGGCGTCAACGTCGGCTATCCGATCAGCGAGACTTCGCGCCTGACCTTCGGTTTGACTGCTCAGCAGGACAAGATCAACACCGGTCGCTACACCGTCGACGAGATCTTCGATTTCGTCGAGAAGGAAGGCGATAACTACCTGAACTTCAAGGCGTCTGTCGGCTGGTCCGAATCGACCCTGAACAAAGGTGTGCTGGCGACCCGTGGCCGCTCCCAGAGCCTGGTGCTGGAAACCACCACGCCTGGCAGTGACCTGTCGTTCTTCAAGATCGATTATCGCGGCCAGGTGTTCCAGCCGTTGACCGACAACTACACCATGCGCCTGCACACCGAGCTGGGTTACGGCGATGGCTACGGTTCGACCGACGGCCTGCCGTTCTACGAGAACTACTACGCCGGTGGTTTCAACTCGGTACGTGGCTTCAAGGACAGCACCCTGGGCCCGCGCAGTACGCCGAGCCGCGGTACCAACCCGGGCACGATTGCCGACCCGGACCAGGATCCGCTGCCGTTCGGTGGTAACGTGCTTATCCAGGGCGGTGCGGAGATCCTGTTCCCGATGCCGTTCGTCAAGGATCAGCGCTCCCTGCGTACCTCGGTATTCTGGGACGTGGGTAACGTCTTCGACTCCAGTTGCGATGACACCACCAACGCCAACGGTACGACTTCCAATACCAAGTGCAACGACATCAGTCTCAGCAACCTGGCGAGCTCCGTCGGCGTGGGCGTGACCTGGGTCACTGCGCTGGGTCCGCTGAGCTTCGCGTTGGCGATGCCGATCAAGAAGCCGGATGACGCTGAAACCCAAGTGTTCCAATTCTCCCTCGGCCAGACGTTCTAA
- the rseP gene encoding sigma E protease regulator RseP: protein MSALYMIVGTLVALGVLVTFHEFGHFWVARRCGVKVLRFSVGFGMPLLRWHDKKGTEFVVAAIPLGGYVKMLDEREGEVPADQVDQSFNRKTVRQRIAIVAAGPIANFLLALVFFWALAMLGSEQVRPVIGAVEAGSVAARAGLGAGQEIVAIDGEPTSGWAAVNLQLVRRLGESGSLQMMVREEGSTADSPRELVLDNWLKGADEPDPIRSLGIRPWRPALPPVLAELDPKGPAQAAGLKTGDRLLAFDGQSVSDWQQVVDSVRVRPDTKIVLRIERDGAPIDVPVTLAARGESKAPTGYLGAGVKAVDWPPEMVREVSFGPLAAIGEGARRTWTMSVLTLDSLKKMLFGELSVKNLSGPITIAKVAGASAQSGVADFLNFLAYLSISLGVLNLLPIPVLDGGHLLFYLIEWARGRPLSDRVQGWGIQIGISLVVGVMLLALVNDLGRL, encoded by the coding sequence ATGAGCGCGCTCTATATGATTGTCGGCACCCTGGTTGCGTTGGGGGTGCTGGTCACTTTTCACGAATTCGGCCATTTCTGGGTCGCGCGTCGCTGTGGCGTCAAGGTTCTTCGTTTCTCTGTCGGCTTTGGCATGCCATTGCTGCGCTGGCACGACAAGAAAGGCACGGAGTTCGTCGTCGCGGCCATCCCGCTGGGCGGCTACGTCAAGATGCTCGACGAGCGTGAAGGCGAAGTCCCGGCCGATCAGGTCGACCAATCCTTCAATCGCAAGACCGTTCGTCAGCGTATCGCCATCGTCGCGGCGGGGCCGATTGCCAATTTCCTGCTGGCCCTGGTGTTTTTCTGGGCGCTGGCCATGCTGGGAAGCGAGCAGGTACGACCGGTCATTGGTGCGGTCGAGGCGGGAAGCGTTGCAGCACGTGCCGGACTGGGCGCCGGCCAGGAAATCGTCGCCATCGACGGCGAGCCAACCTCGGGCTGGGCCGCCGTCAACTTGCAGCTGGTGCGTCGCCTGGGTGAGAGCGGTTCCCTGCAGATGATGGTCCGCGAAGAGGGCTCCACTGCAGATTCGCCGCGGGAGCTGGTGCTCGACAACTGGCTCAAGGGTGCCGACGAGCCCGACCCGATCCGCTCTCTCGGGATCCGCCCATGGCGCCCCGCGCTGCCGCCCGTGCTTGCCGAGCTCGATCCGAAAGGTCCAGCCCAAGCCGCAGGTCTGAAGACCGGTGACCGTTTGCTCGCGTTCGATGGCCAGTCGGTCAGCGACTGGCAACAGGTGGTCGATTCGGTTCGTGTACGTCCTGATACCAAAATTGTGCTGCGCATCGAGCGCGACGGTGCTCCAATCGACGTCCCGGTGACCCTGGCCGCCCGTGGCGAGAGCAAGGCGCCGACCGGTTACCTGGGGGCGGGTGTCAAGGCTGTCGACTGGCCGCCGGAGATGGTTCGCGAGGTCAGCTTCGGTCCTCTCGCGGCAATTGGCGAGGGCGCGCGTCGTACGTGGACCATGAGTGTCCTGACCCTGGACTCGCTGAAGAAAATGTTGTTCGGCGAGCTCTCGGTAAAAAACTTGAGTGGACCGATAACCATTGCTAAAGTGGCGGGCGCTTCTGCCCAGTCGGGCGTCGCTGATTTCTTGAATTTCCTTGCGTATCTGAGCATTAGCCTGGGAGTTCTGAATTTGCTGCCCATCCCGGTATTGGATGGGGGGCATCTGCTGTTTTATCTGATCGAGTGGGCGCGTGGTCGTCCCTTGTCGGATCGGGTGCAAGGTTGGGGGATACAGATCGGTATCAGCTTGGTGGTCGGGGTGATGTTGCTTGCCTTGGTCAACGATCTGGGTCGTCTGTAA
- the ispC gene encoding 1-deoxy-D-xylulose-5-phosphate reductoisomerase, translated as MSRPQQITVLGATGSIGLSTLDVIGRHPERYQVFALSGFTRLSELLALCIRHTPRFAVVPEAGVARALQDDLRAAGLQTRVLVGEEGLCQVASDPEVDAVMAAIVGAAGLRPTLAAVEAGKKILLANKEALVMSGALFMQAVRKSGSVLLPIDSEHNAIFQCMPQDFSRGLGAVGVRRILLTASGGPFRQTPLEELVHVSPEQACAHPNWSMGRKISVDSASMMNKGLELIEACWLFDARPSQVEVVIHPQSVIHSLVDYVDGSVLAQLGNPDMRTPIANALAWPERIDSGVAPLDLFAIARLDFQAPDEQRFPCLRLARQAAEAGNSAPAMLNAANEVAVAAFLDGRVRYLEIASIIEEVLNLEAVVSLDDLDAVFTVDARARQLAGQWLSRHGR; from the coding sequence GTGAGTCGCCCCCAGCAGATCACTGTCCTTGGCGCGACCGGATCGATTGGCCTGAGTACGCTCGACGTCATCGGCCGGCACCCGGAGCGCTACCAGGTGTTCGCCCTCAGTGGATTCACGCGCTTGAGTGAATTGCTGGCGTTGTGCATCCGCCACACTCCGCGGTTTGCCGTGGTGCCTGAGGCTGGTGTGGCGCGGGCGTTGCAGGACGATCTGCGCGCCGCCGGCTTGCAAACCCGCGTGCTGGTAGGGGAGGAGGGGCTCTGCCAGGTGGCTTCCGACCCCGAAGTCGACGCTGTGATGGCAGCGATCGTTGGTGCGGCGGGCTTGCGTCCGACGTTGGCGGCGGTGGAAGCCGGCAAGAAGATCCTGCTGGCCAACAAAGAAGCGCTGGTAATGTCTGGCGCGCTGTTCATGCAGGCTGTGCGCAAAAGCGGCTCGGTGTTGCTGCCTATCGACAGCGAGCACAATGCGATTTTTCAGTGCATGCCGCAGGATTTTTCCCGCGGTCTCGGCGCGGTAGGGGTTCGGCGGATTTTGCTGACAGCCTCCGGTGGTCCGTTCCGGCAGACGCCGCTGGAAGAATTGGTGCATGTTTCGCCGGAACAGGCCTGCGCCCACCCGAACTGGTCCATGGGGCGCAAGATTTCCGTGGACTCGGCCAGCATGATGAACAAGGGCTTGGAGTTGATCGAAGCCTGCTGGCTGTTTGACGCCAGGCCATCGCAGGTCGAGGTGGTGATCCACCCGCAAAGCGTGATTCACTCCCTCGTCGATTATGTCGACGGTTCGGTGCTGGCCCAGTTGGGTAATCCGGACATGCGCACGCCGATCGCCAACGCCTTGGCCTGGCCGGAGCGCATCGACTCGGGTGTTGCGCCGCTGGACCTGTTCGCGATCGCGCGCCTGGACTTCCAGGCGCCCGATGAGCAGCGCTTTCCCTGCCTGCGCCTGGCACGACAGGCGGCCGAGGCGGGCAACAGCGCGCCGGCCATGCTTAACGCGGCCAACGAAGTGGCGGTTGCAGCGTTTCTGGACGGGCGTGTCCGTTACCTCGAGATCGCGAGTATCATCGAGGAAGTCTTGAATCTCGAGGCCGTGGTCTCCCTCGATGACCTCGACGCGGTATTCACCGTGGATGCCAGGGCTCGTCAGTTGGCAGGCCAATGGTTGAGTCGCCACGGGCGTTGA
- a CDS encoding phosphatidate cytidylyltransferase, whose translation MLKQRIITALILLPIALGGFFLLEGAGFALFIGLVVTLGAWEWARLAGFAAQSARVIYAAAVAAMLFIMYVVPGLAPWVLGAAVLWWAVATFLVLTYPQTTHHWANAATKLLIGLLILLPAWQGLIWIKQGPLGNWQIMAVMVLVWGADVGAYFSGRAFGKRKLAPKVSPGKSWEGVYGGLALSLVITAVVGFVRDWTVAQLLMGLISAALIVFVSVVGDLTESMFKRQSGIKDSSNLLPGHGGVLDRIDSLTAAIPIFAVLLWMAAS comes from the coding sequence ATGCTAAAACAACGAATCATCACTGCCCTGATCCTGTTGCCCATCGCCTTGGGTGGTTTTTTCCTGCTCGAAGGTGCGGGCTTCGCCCTGTTCATTGGCCTGGTCGTGACCCTTGGCGCGTGGGAATGGGCGCGGCTGGCGGGTTTTGCGGCGCAATCGGCACGCGTGATCTATGCGGCAGCCGTGGCCGCCATGCTGTTCATCATGTACGTGGTGCCCGGCCTCGCGCCTTGGGTGCTGGGTGCGGCAGTGCTGTGGTGGGCGGTGGCGACCTTCCTGGTCCTGACCTATCCGCAGACGACGCATCATTGGGCCAATGCGGCGACCAAGTTGTTGATCGGCCTGCTGATCCTGCTGCCGGCCTGGCAAGGGCTGATCTGGATCAAGCAGGGGCCGCTGGGCAACTGGCAGATCATGGCGGTGATGGTGCTGGTCTGGGGTGCCGATGTAGGTGCCTATTTCTCTGGTCGTGCCTTCGGCAAGCGCAAGCTGGCGCCAAAGGTCAGTCCTGGCAAAAGCTGGGAAGGCGTCTACGGCGGCCTGGCCTTGAGCCTGGTCATCACGGCGGTGGTTGGTTTCGTGCGGGACTGGACTGTCGCGCAGCTGCTGATGGGGCTGATCAGTGCGGCCCTCATCGTGTTCGTGTCGGTGGTCGGCGACCTGACCGAAAGCATGTTCAAGCGTCAGTCCGGGATCAAGGACAGCAGTAACTTGCTGCCGGGTCACGGCGGCGTACTGGATCGCATCGACAGCCTGACTGCCGCGATCCCGATCTTCGCGGTGCTGTTGTGGATGGCGGCATCGTGA